In a genomic window of Quercus lobata isolate SW786 chromosome 4, ValleyOak3.0 Primary Assembly, whole genome shotgun sequence:
- the LOC115985543 gene encoding uncharacterized protein LOC115985543: MSTLSWNCRGLGNHRIVQALRSTVEKEVPILVFLMETKIPRKQQHKMKEIQNSIGFTQGLIVPSEGQSGGLALLWKPETFVNIKGYSKWFIDAEVICGNVQGSWRFTGFYGQPDTSKREETWQILESFGHSNVLPWLCIGDYNEILRARYTWSRHFENGDSVWARLDRALANEEWMRKFANARVVHISTIESDHCMLCLQWGHDTRNRMNTRKLFRFEAMWLRDPRCPEVVSDAWERGLSLSSGFPIHNCLHSCREALKRWNKLEFGHVGRRISALQAHLQRLEQQSELHGEDI; encoded by the exons ATGAGTACTCTTAGttggaactgtcgggggcttgggaaccaccGCATAGTTCAGGCTCTGCGAAGTACCGTGGAGAAAGAAGTTCCCATCTTAGTTTTCCTCATGGAGACTAAGattccaagaaaacaacaacatAAGATGAAGGAAATTCAGAATTCCATTGGCTTTACTCAAGGCTTGATTGTTCCTAGTGAAGGTCAGAGTGGGGGTTTAGCCCTTCTTTGGAAACCTGAAACTTTTGTTAATATCAAGGGCTATTCGAAGTGGTTTATTGATGCTGAGGTCATCTGTGGTAATGTGCAAGGGAGTTGGCGCTTCACAGGTTTTTATGGTCAGCCAGATACTAGTAAAAGGGAAGAAACTTGGCAAATTCTGGAATCATTTGGTCACAGTAATGTATTACCTTGGCTTTGTATTGGTGATTATAATGAGATCCTCA GGGCAAGATATACTTGGTCAAGACACTTTGAGAATGGAGATAGTGTGTGGGCTCGATTGGATCGTGCACTAGCAAATGAGGAATGGATGAGGAAGTTTGCTAATGCCAGAGTGGTCCATATATCAACCATAGAGTCTGATCATTGCATGCTTTGCCTCCAGTGGGGTCATGACACCAGGAACCGAATGAACACAAGGAAGTTGTTTAGATTTGAAGCCATGTGGCTTCGTGATCCTCGTTGTCCAGAGGTGGTTAGTGATGCTTGGGAGCGTGGACTTTCACTCTCTTCGGGTTTTCCAATTCACAATTGCTTACATTCTTGTAGGGAGGCTTTGAAACGGTGGAATAAGCTTGAGTTTGGCCATGTGGGGCGTCGTATTTCAGCCTTACAAGCCCATTTGCAACGGTTAGAGCAACAATCCGAGCTTCATGGTGAGGATATTTGA